The proteins below are encoded in one region of Tolumonas auensis DSM 9187:
- a CDS encoding RluA family pseudouridine synthase, giving the protein MSTFVYNPPMEPYLDILYEDEHIIVMNKPSGLLSVPGKALEHADSIAWRVRQRCPEAGSVHRLDMSTSGVILMAKYSKATGILGKQFQERKTEKFYYAWVWGQVAGTEGMIDLPLCVDWENRPLQHVNYEHGRPAQTHWQRVRVEADRTLMKLTPYTGRSHQLRVHMKELGHPILGDHLYAPKEVQDLVPHLQLHAAMLSFYHPVTGEQMRFEAPAPFPL; this is encoded by the coding sequence ATGAGTACCTTTGTTTACAATCCACCAATGGAGCCTTATCTCGACATTCTGTATGAGGATGAGCACATTATCGTGATGAATAAACCCAGTGGGTTACTCAGTGTTCCGGGAAAAGCACTTGAACACGCTGACAGCATCGCCTGGCGGGTACGTCAGCGTTGTCCGGAAGCCGGCAGTGTGCATCGTCTGGATATGAGCACCTCCGGCGTGATCCTGATGGCCAAATATTCAAAAGCCACTGGTATTCTGGGGAAACAGTTTCAGGAACGTAAAACCGAGAAGTTTTACTACGCCTGGGTGTGGGGACAAGTAGCAGGCACGGAAGGGATGATTGATTTGCCGTTATGCGTGGACTGGGAAAACCGCCCGCTGCAGCATGTTAATTATGAACATGGCCGTCCGGCACAAACCCACTGGCAACGTGTGCGCGTGGAAGCAGATCGTACACTGATGAAACTGACCCCTTATACGGGTCGTTCACATCAGTTGCGGGTGCACATGAAAGAACTGGGGCATCCAATTCTGGGCGATCATCTGTACGCACCGAAAGAAGTACAGGATCTTGTTCCGCATTTACAACTGCATGCGGCCATGCTCAGTTTTTATCATCCGGTCACCGGTGAGCAGATGCGTTTCGAGGCCCCTGCTCCGTTCCCGCTTTAA
- the djlA gene encoding co-chaperone DjlA — translation MPVKGKIIGFLIGLWILNFPGALLGLWIGHIYDQKLQARRGGFGRWRAPTREEQALFLHTTFAVMSHIAKAAGRVTEQQIQIATLFMDRMGLSGDVRREAQDSFRQGKEPDYDLEEALTLFRHSCRGRPDLLRVFLDMQLQAAFANGSLHPASRQRLLEVAELLGFSRWELERLLAMAEAGFNFSHQGQQQRGYSSGAGQQQAPSRDRLRDAYSILGVSADQPDSEVKRAYRKQMSQHHPDKLAAKGLPPEMMNMAKEKAQEIQQAWELIKQSRGMR, via the coding sequence ATGCCGGTTAAAGGCAAGATTATCGGATTTCTGATCGGGTTATGGATCCTCAATTTTCCCGGTGCATTACTGGGGCTGTGGATCGGTCATATCTACGATCAGAAGCTGCAGGCCCGGCGTGGCGGGTTCGGTCGCTGGCGTGCTCCGACCCGGGAAGAGCAGGCGCTGTTTCTGCATACTACATTTGCAGTAATGAGCCATATCGCCAAAGCCGCCGGACGCGTTACGGAACAGCAAATTCAGATCGCGACTCTGTTTATGGATCGCATGGGGCTGAGTGGTGATGTGCGCCGTGAAGCCCAGGATTCATTCCGACAGGGGAAAGAGCCGGATTACGATCTGGAAGAGGCGCTGACCTTGTTCCGTCATTCCTGCCGGGGACGTCCGGATCTGTTGCGGGTATTTCTTGATATGCAGTTGCAGGCGGCGTTTGCTAATGGCTCGCTGCATCCCGCCTCCCGTCAGCGGCTACTTGAAGTTGCCGAATTACTGGGCTTTTCCCGCTGGGAACTGGAGCGGTTACTGGCGATGGCAGAAGCCGGCTTTAATTTCTCCCATCAGGGGCAGCAGCAACGGGGCTATTCCTCTGGTGCCGGTCAGCAGCAGGCGCCATCCCGTGATCGCTTGCGGGATGCCTATTCTATTCTGGGAGTCTCCGCTGATCAGCCTGACAGTGAAGTAAAGAGAGCTTATCGTAAACAGATGTCGCAGCATCATCCGGATAAACTGGCAGCGAAAGGATTACCGCCGGAGATGATGAATATGGCCAAAGAGAAAGCGCAGGAAATTCAGCAGGCGTGGGAGTTGATCAAGCAATCACGTGGTATGCGCTGA
- the murU gene encoding N-acetylmuramate alpha-1-phosphate uridylyltransferase MurU — MKAMILAAGRGERMRPLTDHLPKPLLPVGGKPLIQHHIEKLCAVGITELVINHAWLGHKLVDYLGSGAEFGVTISWSAEGDSGLETAGGIRQALSLLGDEPFLVVNGDIWLDTDYRQFSSFRLSAPDHAHVWLVDNPPQHPHGDFSLSGDRVEDRPGLTFSGVGIYRPQSFLSLQPGVHKLAPLLRQWMTEQRVAGSHLKADWRDIGTPQRLHELDQELQRG; from the coding sequence ATGAAAGCGATGATTCTTGCTGCGGGTCGTGGCGAGCGGATGCGGCCATTAACCGACCATTTACCCAAGCCGTTGCTGCCTGTTGGTGGTAAGCCGCTGATCCAGCACCATATCGAAAAGCTCTGCGCTGTGGGGATCACCGAGCTGGTCATCAACCATGCCTGGCTTGGGCATAAGCTGGTGGATTATCTGGGAAGTGGTGCTGAATTTGGGGTAACCATCAGCTGGTCAGCAGAAGGGGATTCCGGACTGGAGACGGCCGGTGGTATTCGTCAGGCGTTGTCGCTGCTCGGCGATGAACCCTTTCTGGTCGTGAATGGTGATATCTGGCTCGATACGGATTACCGTCAGTTCAGTTCATTCCGGCTGTCAGCGCCGGATCATGCACATGTCTGGCTGGTGGATAATCCGCCGCAACACCCGCATGGTGATTTCAGTTTGTCCGGTGATCGGGTTGAAGATCGTCCCGGACTGACTTTCAGTGGTGTTGGTATCTATCGTCCGCAAAGTTTTTTATCGCTGCAACCCGGTGTGCATAAATTAGCGCCGTTGCTACGGCAATGGATGACAGAGCAACGGGTTGCCGGTTCACATCTTAAAGCTGACTGGCGGGATATTGGTACGCCGCAGCGGCTACACGAGTTAGATCAGGAATTACAGCGAGGTTAG
- a CDS encoding aminoglycoside phosphotransferase family protein — MSQRHAQLQQWAQQTEQNSDLTLELISGDASFRKYYRAANRIWVDAPPATEKNREFIANSAALLNAGITAPLVLQYDMENGFLCVSDLGDRSLLSCLSDSSVTAWYTKALQLLPQLTQVQLDLPVFDAEFMERENAIFPEWLLEKHLQLELSAEEKTLLAETFALLTENNLQQPQVVMHRDFHSRNLMVSEDDSLAVIDFQDMVLGPLTYDAVSLLKDCYCRWPDPVIAQGAEYAWQLYVDTGVLSAGTSLPQFMQWLDLTGMQRHLKAAGIFARLHHRDGKSGYLKDIPRTLSYVSDVAAQYPQLAAFSGWLQQRVLPAFTMDALA, encoded by the coding sequence ATGAGTCAACGCCATGCCCAATTACAGCAATGGGCACAACAAACCGAACAAAATTCTGACTTAACTTTAGAACTGATTTCCGGTGATGCCAGTTTTCGCAAGTATTATCGCGCAGCCAACCGCATCTGGGTTGATGCGCCACCTGCAACTGAAAAAAACCGCGAGTTCATTGCTAATTCAGCTGCATTACTTAATGCCGGTATCACTGCGCCACTGGTGCTGCAGTATGATATGGAAAACGGATTTCTCTGTGTTTCCGATTTAGGTGACCGATCATTGTTATCCTGTCTGTCTGATAGTTCAGTAACAGCATGGTATACCAAGGCATTACAGTTATTGCCACAACTTACACAAGTTCAGCTTGATTTGCCGGTATTTGATGCTGAATTTATGGAGCGGGAAAACGCCATTTTTCCTGAGTGGTTGCTGGAAAAACATTTGCAACTGGAATTGTCGGCAGAAGAAAAAACGTTACTGGCTGAGACTTTTGCCCTGCTGACCGAAAATAATCTGCAACAGCCTCAGGTGGTGATGCATCGCGATTTTCACAGCCGGAATCTGATGGTGTCGGAAGATGACTCGCTGGCGGTGATCGATTTTCAGGATATGGTGCTGGGGCCGCTGACCTATGATGCAGTATCACTGCTGAAAGATTGCTACTGTCGCTGGCCTGATCCGGTGATCGCACAAGGGGCGGAATATGCCTGGCAGCTGTATGTTGATACTGGTGTGTTAAGTGCCGGGACGTCATTACCGCAATTTATGCAATGGCTGGATCTGACTGGTATGCAGCGTCATCTGAAAGCAGCGGGTATTTTTGCCCGGTTACATCATCGGGATGGTAAATCGGGCTATTTGAAGGATATCCCCCGTACGCTGAGCTATGTCAGCGATGTGGCGGCGCAATATCCGCAACTGGCGGCATTTTCCGGCTGGTTACAGCAGCGGGTCTTGCCTGCATTTACGATGGATGCACTGGCATGA
- the lptD gene encoding LPS assembly protein LptD has protein sequence MVFRINAITAAIFSVSAGLVFTSHPAQAADNSIKVPSNLRAGAFDERCYSDVPPATATEYSRTTPVEVSADQLNAVRDGKAVYEGGVEVSQGNKYFSSDYTELDQVSRNVLAHGNIFYRDGQVTLKSNDQLTTNLDSKESQIDNATYQLHGSPARGEAEKIHLDNEKKELTLSKARFTTCPVGQESWWLSASEVNVDQKEVFGEAWNATLWLKNVPVFYTPYITFPVKDERKSGLLYPNFTYSSTNGFDISTPYYWNIAPNYDMTLTPRVMSNRGTMEQIEYRYLPAAGHSGTIYAEYMANDRKVSDEELNPRWLASIRHNSGFQNGDLRWNLDYTRVGENDYNYFNDLHPPVGQIVDNQLLQSTTAGYYQRDWNLSTEVRDYQILLPNTPAPHQLLPQVIYNQYHTADKYSFSFNSEVSNFGNTSETYKAYTGQRLHAEPAISVPILQAPGYSLEAEGKLMSTYYQQDIPDDMSSYYSSYLGMDSLDSNVSRVLPEARVHGSMSFDRQTSFNDQAFTQTLEPEVQYLYIPYKNQNNIGLYDTTNLQSDYYNLFSDRRFAGLDRISDANRVSYGVTTRLFDSENTERMRFTVGQAYDLVAPQVTLLPNDEKQTNSRSLLSLRADTHPTDDWYTHTGIEYNTQSKDVSSGNAAAEYQQQKYTTQLNYRFVSKENFVVDTNDDREDISQAGAVLRLPISRDWQLIGAHYRDTQTGQSIDNLVGLRYDSCCWAVNFTFERNNAPDNTTLTAEPETSYGLQFEFKGLGSVGNGPKYNLNTRLLPYSRPFNLND, from the coding sequence ATGGTGTTTCGTATCAACGCTATTACTGCGGCGATTTTTTCTGTTTCTGCCGGACTCGTATTCACATCGCATCCAGCTCAGGCGGCAGATAACAGTATAAAAGTACCGTCCAATCTCCGTGCGGGTGCGTTCGATGAACGTTGCTACAGTGATGTTCCGCCGGCCACCGCAACCGAATATAGCCGGACAACACCGGTTGAAGTCTCCGCCGATCAGCTGAATGCAGTCCGTGACGGCAAAGCTGTTTATGAGGGTGGTGTTGAAGTCAGTCAGGGCAATAAATATTTCAGTTCCGACTATACCGAGCTCGATCAGGTCAGCCGGAATGTACTGGCACACGGCAATATATTCTACCGTGACGGTCAGGTGACCCTGAAAAGTAATGATCAGCTGACTACTAATCTGGATTCTAAAGAATCTCAGATTGATAATGCTACCTATCAGTTACATGGCTCCCCCGCCCGTGGCGAGGCAGAAAAAATCCATCTCGATAACGAGAAAAAAGAGCTGACCCTGAGCAAAGCCCGGTTCACAACTTGTCCGGTCGGGCAGGAAAGCTGGTGGCTGAGTGCCAGTGAAGTCAACGTGGATCAGAAAGAAGTGTTTGGCGAAGCCTGGAACGCGACGCTGTGGCTGAAAAACGTTCCCGTTTTTTATACCCCCTACATCACCTTCCCGGTCAAAGATGAACGTAAATCAGGGCTGCTCTACCCGAACTTCACCTATAGCAGCACCAATGGTTTCGACATCAGCACGCCGTATTACTGGAACATTGCACCGAACTACGATATGACCCTGACCCCCCGGGTGATGTCAAACCGCGGCACAATGGAGCAAATTGAATACCGTTATCTGCCGGCAGCCGGACACAGCGGGACAATTTATGCCGAATATATGGCCAATGACCGGAAAGTCAGTGATGAAGAGCTAAATCCCCGCTGGTTAGCCAGTATCCGTCATAATTCCGGTTTTCAAAACGGTGATCTGCGCTGGAATCTGGATTACACCCGCGTTGGCGAAAATGATTACAACTACTTTAATGACCTGCATCCGCCGGTTGGGCAGATTGTCGATAACCAGTTGCTGCAATCCACCACTGCCGGTTATTACCAGAGAGACTGGAACCTGAGCACAGAAGTACGTGATTATCAGATCCTGTTGCCGAATACACCGGCACCGCATCAATTGCTGCCACAGGTAATCTATAACCAGTATCACACCGCCGATAAATACAGTTTCAGCTTTAATTCCGAAGTATCAAACTTCGGAAATACTTCTGAAACCTATAAAGCGTATACCGGTCAGCGCCTGCACGCAGAACCGGCCATCTCTGTGCCGATTTTGCAGGCTCCGGGATACTCGCTGGAAGCGGAAGGCAAACTGATGTCCACGTATTATCAGCAGGATATTCCTGATGATATGTCGTCCTATTACAGTAGTTATCTGGGAATGGACAGTCTCGATTCCAACGTTAGCCGTGTTCTGCCGGAAGCGCGTGTTCATGGCAGCATGAGCTTTGATCGTCAGACTTCGTTCAATGATCAGGCCTTTACCCAGACACTGGAACCTGAAGTTCAGTATCTTTACATCCCTTACAAAAATCAGAACAACATCGGGCTGTATGACACCACCAATCTGCAGTCAGATTATTACAATCTGTTCAGTGACCGCCGCTTTGCCGGGCTGGATCGGATCAGTGATGCGAACCGGGTCAGTTACGGTGTGACGACTCGTCTGTTTGACAGTGAGAACACAGAACGGATGCGCTTTACCGTAGGTCAGGCCTATGACCTGGTTGCACCGCAGGTTACGCTGTTACCGAATGATGAGAAACAAACCAACTCACGTTCATTGTTATCGCTGCGGGCAGATACCCATCCAACCGATGACTGGTACACCCATACCGGTATTGAATACAACACCCAGAGCAAAGATGTCTCTTCCGGTAATGCTGCCGCCGAATATCAGCAGCAGAAATATACGACTCAGTTAAACTACCGCTTCGTCAGCAAGGAAAACTTTGTGGTAGACACGAATGATGATCGGGAAGACATCAGTCAGGCCGGCGCAGTATTGCGATTACCAATCAGTCGCGACTGGCAATTGATCGGCGCGCACTACCGGGATACGCAAACAGGTCAGAGTATTGATAACCTGGTAGGGCTCCGTTATGACTCATGCTGCTGGGCGGTGAATTTTACCTTTGAACGCAATAATGCACCGGATAACACCACATTAACCGCCGAACCGGAAACTTCCTACGGTTTACAATTTGAATTCAAGGGCCTGGGCAGTGTCGGTAACGGACCGAAGTACAACTTGAATACCCGGTTATTACCTTATTCCCGACCATTTAACCTTAACGACTAA
- the surA gene encoding peptidylprolyl isomerase SurA codes for MQLKHFSPKWLLAGVLFALPLCTQAAQQSLDNVIAIVNKDVVVQSELDRLMHKVQADAAEQRQTLPPYHQLHKQILDRLIEDSLILQLAERQGLRIGDSQLDQALASIAAEKRLSVADMQAKAEREGLTPAEFRETVRKEMMISEMRRNQLRQRINITDQEVKQLAKQISEQGNKGQRFHIEHILLSLSSDADRGEQQRVAEKARQLLQQLKKGADFHQMAVAESADSKALDGGDWGWMTIEEMPSLMAEAISGAHKDQFIGPLRSGAGLHIIHVKDMQGQQAIEMQEVNARHILLKTSVILSDEKAEQMLKGYLRDIQSGKASFAKLAEKYSDDTGSALKGGELGWANPEMYVPEFRDMTKNLPIGQLSQPFKTVHGWHIVQVEGRRNLANTPEALENRAYQLIYNRRFAEEAQTWIDELRDEAFIKFVDGSGQE; via the coding sequence ATGCAGTTAAAACACTTTTCACCGAAATGGTTACTGGCTGGCGTCCTGTTCGCTCTGCCGTTATGCACACAGGCTGCTCAGCAATCACTGGATAATGTCATTGCCATCGTTAACAAAGATGTCGTAGTGCAAAGTGAATTAGATCGTCTGATGCATAAAGTACAAGCTGATGCGGCTGAACAACGTCAGACTCTGCCGCCCTATCATCAGCTGCATAAACAAATACTGGATCGTCTCATTGAAGACAGTCTGATTCTGCAACTGGCTGAGCGACAAGGTTTACGGATCGGTGATAGCCAGTTAGATCAGGCACTGGCATCCATTGCTGCGGAAAAAAGGCTGAGTGTCGCGGATATGCAGGCCAAAGCAGAACGTGAAGGTTTAACACCGGCTGAGTTCCGCGAGACTGTGCGTAAAGAGATGATGATTTCGGAAATGCGCCGCAATCAGCTACGTCAGCGGATCAATATTACTGATCAGGAAGTGAAGCAGTTAGCCAAACAGATCAGCGAACAGGGGAATAAAGGTCAGCGCTTCCATATTGAGCATATTCTGCTTAGCCTGTCATCGGATGCGGATCGCGGCGAACAACAACGAGTTGCAGAAAAAGCCCGGCAACTGCTGCAGCAATTGAAAAAAGGCGCTGACTTCCATCAGATGGCGGTAGCAGAAAGTGCGGATAGCAAAGCACTGGATGGTGGTGACTGGGGTTGGATGACGATTGAAGAAATGCCGTCGCTTATGGCCGAAGCCATCAGCGGTGCACATAAAGACCAGTTTATCGGACCGCTACGCTCCGGTGCCGGTCTGCATATCATCCATGTAAAAGATATGCAGGGGCAACAGGCTATTGAAATGCAGGAAGTGAACGCACGCCATATCCTGCTGAAAACATCAGTTATTCTCAGTGATGAAAAAGCAGAACAGATGCTGAAAGGATACCTGCGTGATATCCAGTCAGGTAAAGCCTCTTTTGCCAAACTGGCAGAGAAATACTCTGATGACACCGGTTCAGCGTTGAAAGGGGGTGAACTCGGCTGGGCGAATCCGGAGATGTATGTACCGGAATTCCGCGATATGACGAAAAACCTGCCGATTGGTCAGCTCAGTCAGCCATTTAAGACCGTGCATGGCTGGCATATTGTTCAGGTAGAAGGACGCCGTAATCTGGCAAACACCCCGGAAGCACTGGAAAACCGCGCCTATCAGTTAATTTACAATCGCCGTTTTGCCGAAGAAGCACAGACCTGGATTGACGAACTGCGTGATGAAGCCTTTATCAAATTCGTGGACGGGAGTGGCCAGGAATGA
- the pdxA gene encoding 4-hydroxythreonine-4-phosphate dehydrogenase PdxA has product MTTIPRIVVTPGEPSGIGPDLILTLADQAWPAELVIMADPALLQQRAAMLGKDITIRFYDASQPAQAQPAGVLTVCSVPLMVPVSAGKLDKRNGKYVLATLRRAAEGCLSGEFAALVTGPVHKGVINEAGVPFSGHTEFFAEQAGVDQVVMMLATEGLRVALATTHLPLRDVADAITAESLQRTIDILQHDLQNQFGIPAPHILVCGLNPHAGEGGHMGREEIEVIEPVLEKLRGKGYSLEGPLPADTLFQDKYLQRADAVLAMYHDQGLPVLKYKGFGRAVNITLGLPFIRTSVDHGTALELAGSGKCNNGSLLTALQQAISMVSHKQ; this is encoded by the coding sequence ATGACAACAATTCCCCGCATCGTCGTCACGCCGGGCGAACCTTCAGGGATTGGACCGGATCTGATACTGACGCTGGCCGACCAGGCATGGCCGGCGGAACTGGTGATCATGGCGGATCCGGCGCTGCTGCAACAACGGGCCGCAATGTTAGGCAAAGATATTACGATCCGTTTTTATGATGCAAGCCAACCTGCTCAGGCACAGCCAGCCGGTGTTTTAACTGTTTGTTCAGTGCCGTTAATGGTGCCGGTATCTGCCGGGAAACTGGACAAACGTAATGGCAAATATGTCCTGGCAACATTACGCCGGGCTGCCGAAGGCTGCCTCAGCGGCGAGTTTGCCGCTCTGGTCACCGGACCGGTGCACAAAGGTGTCATCAATGAAGCCGGTGTGCCATTCAGTGGACATACTGAATTTTTTGCTGAACAGGCTGGCGTCGATCAGGTCGTCATGATGCTGGCAACTGAAGGGCTTCGCGTTGCTCTGGCTACCACGCATTTACCTCTGCGCGATGTTGCCGATGCAATTACCGCTGAAAGTCTGCAGCGCACCATAGACATTCTGCAGCATGACCTGCAAAACCAGTTTGGTATTCCTGCACCGCATATTCTGGTGTGTGGTCTGAATCCGCACGCCGGTGAAGGCGGTCATATGGGCCGGGAAGAAATAGAAGTTATAGAACCTGTTCTGGAAAAATTACGTGGGAAAGGTTACTCGCTGGAAGGCCCGTTACCCGCAGATACACTTTTCCAGGATAAATATCTGCAACGTGCAGATGCGGTACTGGCCATGTACCACGATCAGGGTCTGCCCGTACTTAAATACAAAGGATTTGGCCGTGCCGTCAATATCACACTGGGGCTGCCGTTTATCCGCACCTCCGTTGATCACGGCACAGCTCTCGAATTAGCTGGCAGCGGCAAGTGCAATAACGGCAGTCTGCTGACAGCATTACAACAAGCGATTTCAATGGTATCTCATAAACAATGA
- the rsmA gene encoding 16S rRNA (adenine(1518)-N(6)/adenine(1519)-N(6))-dimethyltransferase RsmA, giving the protein MINDNVHLGHRARKRFGQNFLHDQYTIDSIVSAIAPRQNDVMVEIGPGLGALTEPVCDQIDKLHVVELDRDLAARLREHPRLKDKLIVHEADAMKFNFDELAQPGRPLRIFGNLPYNISTPLIFHLLEKSQYITDMYFMLQKEVVERLAAGPNSKDYGRLTVMTQYYCQVMPVLEVGPHAFKPAPKVNSAVVRLAPWKKRPYEALNIADLQRVCQEGFGQRRKTIRNTFRSFITAEQLEEIDINPNLRPENLTLAQFVSIANWLTTHR; this is encoded by the coding sequence ATGATTAATGACAATGTTCATCTCGGTCACCGCGCCCGTAAACGTTTTGGCCAAAACTTTCTGCATGATCAATACACGATCGATTCAATCGTATCAGCAATAGCGCCCCGTCAGAATGATGTTATGGTCGAAATTGGTCCTGGCCTTGGCGCACTTACCGAACCGGTCTGTGATCAGATAGATAAACTGCATGTCGTTGAACTCGACCGCGATCTGGCTGCCCGTCTGCGGGAACATCCACGCCTGAAAGACAAGCTGATTGTGCACGAAGCCGATGCGATGAAATTTAACTTTGACGAACTGGCGCAGCCGGGTCGTCCGTTACGCATATTCGGCAATCTGCCTTACAACATATCAACCCCGCTGATTTTTCATCTGCTGGAAAAATCACAATATATTACTGATATGTATTTCATGCTGCAGAAAGAGGTTGTAGAACGTCTGGCGGCTGGTCCGAACAGTAAAGATTATGGCCGTCTGACGGTAATGACTCAGTATTACTGTCAGGTAATGCCAGTACTGGAAGTAGGTCCGCACGCATTTAAACCCGCACCTAAAGTAAACTCTGCGGTTGTGCGTCTGGCACCATGGAAGAAACGGCCATACGAAGCACTCAACATCGCTGACCTGCAACGCGTTTGTCAGGAAGGTTTTGGCCAACGTCGTAAGACTATCCGTAACACCTTCCGTAGTTTCATTACTGCCGAGCAGTTGGAGGAGATTGATATTAATCCAAACCTGCGACCAGAAAACTTGACGCTGGCACAATTTGTAAGTATTGCTAACTGGCTGACAACTCACCGCTGA
- the apaG gene encoding Co2+/Mg2+ efflux protein ApaG, translating into MPGILITPRPFYLAEQSAPEEAQYAFGYEITIRNHTDGDIQLMDRHWLINDANGQQTEVQGQGVIGQQPVITAGQSYTYQSSVLLKTPFGCMRGSYTFRNKHNEQLFEVTIAPFALAIPHLIN; encoded by the coding sequence ATGCCGGGTATACTGATCACACCGCGTCCATTCTACCTTGCTGAACAATCTGCTCCGGAAGAAGCTCAGTATGCCTTTGGCTATGAAATCACCATCCGTAATCATACGGATGGTGATATACAGCTGATGGATCGTCACTGGCTGATTAACGATGCCAATGGTCAGCAAACCGAGGTACAGGGACAAGGCGTGATCGGGCAGCAACCCGTTATCACAGCAGGTCAGTCTTATACTTACCAGAGCAGTGTGCTGTTGAAGACACCTTTCGGCTGTATGCGCGGTAGTTATACCTTCCGGAATAAACACAACGAACAGTTATTTGAGGTAACCATTGCCCCTTTCGCACTGGCAATTCCGCATCTGATTAACTGA
- a CDS encoding symmetrical bis(5'-nucleosyl)-tetraphosphatase: MATYFVGDIQGCNDELQQLLALAQFNPQHDELWLTGDLVARGPKSLDVLRFVYGLGDRATTVLGNHDLNLLAVDAGYSQAKKKDKTENILTAPDRHELMTWLRTQPIMAEHPTLPVMMTHAGLSPQWDLATARHCAREVEMLLRSDQGNWLLGHMYGEEPSHWDARLTGLPRWRYIINSFTRMRFCRNDGSLEFKCKEAPSDKPALLAPWFEVRQAAPDEPHLVFGHWAALMGKCPLPTIKALDTGCVWGNQLTLWRWDDNAMFSLNCPAYASGGE; this comes from the coding sequence ATGGCAACCTATTTTGTTGGCGATATCCAGGGATGTAATGATGAATTACAGCAATTACTGGCACTTGCACAATTTAATCCCCAACATGATGAACTTTGGCTGACAGGTGATCTGGTTGCCCGCGGGCCGAAATCACTGGATGTATTGCGGTTTGTTTACGGATTAGGTGACCGGGCAACCACGGTGCTTGGTAATCATGATCTTAACTTACTGGCGGTTGACGCAGGTTATTCGCAAGCCAAGAAAAAAGATAAAACAGAAAATATTCTTACCGCACCGGATCGCCACGAACTCATGACCTGGCTACGTACCCAGCCGATCATGGCAGAACATCCGACGTTACCGGTCATGATGACGCACGCCGGTTTATCTCCGCAATGGGATCTGGCTACCGCACGTCACTGTGCCCGTGAAGTGGAAATGCTGCTCCGCAGTGATCAGGGAAACTGGTTGCTGGGGCATATGTATGGTGAAGAACCTTCACACTGGGATGCCCGCCTTACCGGGCTGCCGCGCTGGCGCTATATTATTAATAGCTTTACCCGTATGCGATTCTGTCGCAATGATGGCAGCCTGGAATTTAAATGTAAGGAAGCACCCTCGGACAAACCAGCTCTGCTGGCGCCCTGGTTTGAAGTACGCCAGGCCGCACCGGATGAGCCCCATCTGGTCTTCGGTCACTGGGCCGCTCTAATGGGAAAATGTCCTTTACCGACGATCAAAGCATTAGATACCGGTTGTGTCTGGGGCAATCAGCTGACTTTATGGCGCTGGGATGACAACGCCATGTTCAGTCTGAACTGTCCGGCTTACGCCAGTGGCGGAGAATAA
- the folA gene encoding type 3 dihydrofolate reductase — MQISLIVAMAQHRVIGRGNQMPWHLPADLRHFKRVTLGKPVIMGRKTFESIGRPLPGRRNLVITRNSDWQADGVESVNSLDAALALVGDEAEVMIIGGGQLYREALPLAHRLYLTHIDLTVNDADTWFPDYSVCRWQTVAEEMHCADEKNPYNYRFETLERCA; from the coding sequence ATGCAGATTTCTTTGATTGTAGCGATGGCTCAGCACCGGGTTATCGGACGTGGTAATCAGATGCCCTGGCACTTACCTGCCGATTTGCGTCATTTTAAAAGAGTCACTTTAGGTAAGCCGGTGATCATGGGTCGTAAAACCTTTGAATCAATTGGCCGCCCATTACCGGGACGCCGTAATCTGGTGATTACCCGGAACAGTGATTGGCAAGCGGATGGCGTTGAGAGTGTTAACAGCCTGGATGCGGCTCTGGCGCTGGTAGGCGATGAAGCTGAGGTGATGATCATCGGTGGGGGGCAGTTATACCGTGAAGCGTTGCCGTTAGCGCACCGGCTGTATCTGACCCATATTGATCTGACGGTGAATGATGCAGATACCTGGTTTCCGGATTACTCAGTCTGTCGCTGGCAGACAGTAGCGGAAGAGATGCACTGTGCTGATGAAAAGAACCCGTATAACTATCGTTTTGAAACCCTTGAACGTTGCGCATAA